Genomic window (Calonectris borealis chromosome 18, bCalBor7.hap1.2, whole genome shotgun sequence):
CGCACCGTGCACCCCGATGAAGCGGGGTGGGGGCACGGGGCCAGCCTGAGCCCCCAACACCTGCCGGTTCTCCCCGGCCCTAGCCCCCAGCGCACTAACAAGGTCCTTAACGAAAGGTCAGCACGCGGGCCCGAGCGAGGCTGCCGCTTCCAACCGGCACCAGCCGGAGCCCGGCGGGAATTACTAAGCTGGGCGACGGCCACCTCCATGCCGGCGGCACACGGCAGCCCATGCTCAGCATCCCGCGTGTGCTGCACACCCAACAGCACCGTGGGGCCCGAGCACCGGCTCCGCCCTCTCCAGGACAGGGCAGCTGCTCCGAGACTCCAGACCTGAGCTCCGGGGTGGGTTTAtagagccccagcacccacgggggtTTGTGAGCACCCCAGCATGGGGATCATAGGCTCTTTAGTTGGACCCCTTCACCCCTGGAGATGCCTCTTCTCTGCTGCGGGCTTCAGAGAGAACCCAAGCCTTGCACCAGGAGGATGCTCAGGCCccctgcacccacgggtgctACAGCCACCCCTttggctgggggggctggagcccTGCGCTGGCAGCTGTTTCACCCCAGAAATGATGAACACTTCAACCCACCCGCTCTGCTCCCAGATGACAACCTGTGCTCTTACACCCATAATTCAGGAGGAGACAGGAACACGCCTGGAGCTTCAGCACATTAATTATGAACCACCCCATTCGCCCGggccctggctctgcccctgcCTTGCCAGGCAGCGCAGGATCAGCGCTGGCAGCTGCAGCTATTTCTGCCAGCATAAAATTAGCTCTGTGGAAAGAGCCATCGGTTccctgcatcctgccccagggcACTGAGGGGTGCTGTGTCCCCCGGGACAGCCCCGTCCCTCCATCAGCCAGCCCCAACCTTGGGGAAAGCAACAGGGCAGTGTCTGCAAGCGCAGGGATTGCAAGGACCCTGAGCCACATGCAGGGCCAGGATTTGGCCCTGGGGATTTATTgcacagggaggagagggggagtcTCATACCCGCCTGCGCAGCCATGCGCAGAGCCAGCACCCCCGAGTGCCACCCAGACACggtcccccagctccctccccactAACCCCACACCCCCCTGCcaagcaccctgccccagcaacgCCGAAGGGACACAGAGCCAAAGAGACAGTGACCCGCAGCCACCGGTGAGGACCTCGGCTTTATTCCAGCCCCTCCAGTATCCCCTCCTGGTGGCTCCCACCGCCTGGCTACAGGGACAGCGCAGGGAGGCTCCAGGCTTGCAGAGATTCACCTCTGCAGAGATCCGGGTTTGCAAAATCTTCTCCCAGCTGAGGTCTCGAcgtgctttttttggtttttttttttttttttccccatttaccCATGAACCAGATGTGTTGCCTCCCCGTCACCATTGCAGCGGGGCGATGCTCGTGCGGAGACTGGTGAAAGGCTGGGCCAGACCCTACGGGGTTGGCGAGAAGGGGCCGAGCAGGAccaggaggagcaggggggagaggagctggcagCGGCCCCTGCACGGGGACCCGCCGCTGGCCGTGGCCGCCCTGGAGGCGAAGACCTTCCGgctgcggaggggctgcggcgggcggaaGTTGTCGGTCATTTTGAGGAGCATGGGGCCGGTGGCCGGGAAGTGGAGGGTGCTGACGAACGCCCGCAGCTGTgcagggggagaggcaggggtgGGCAGCCGCTTCGCCGggcaccccgagcccccgccATCTCATGAACCCCCTTTCGTGCCGCTCCGCAGCCAATGGCACAGGACCCATGGCATGGGCCAGCCGGTGTCCTCCTGCCACCCCTCACCGCTCTCCCGAAACCAGACCCAGAGGGTAAGTACATGAACCAGGGCCTTGCAAGGATCGGCTCTTGAGTTTTAAAGGAGCTAATCGTGTTtcactgcctgtgctgggcacttAAAGAGCAGCTGGCCCATGACACCCTCAGGGAAATATGTCTACTAAGATACTTGGGCAGCAGGGaactccatccatccatccatccatccatccatccatccatccatccatccatccatccatccatctatctatccatccatccatccatccatccatccatccatctatctatccatccatccatccatccatccatccatccatccatccatccatccatccattcaccTCCTTGGAGCCTCTTCTAAGCGCCAATGGATTCACTCCCATTTCGCTTTCTGAATACCAGGGCTGGGCGGGTGAGCGCTACGGATGGGATTTCTCCCCGCTGGCAGGTGGCCACAGCTCCGTTACTTAACCCTCATAAAATTAATTGCCAGGTTGCCGGGAGCGTTATTATGGAGATGACTTTCCCTGTGCTCTTGCTTAGGGGTCAGGGAGGGCAAGGAGAGGGGCCACGTGGGGGGTCCAGCCCTTCGGGCACCGGAGCATGGGGCTGCGCACGCCAGTACCTGCTCCCGGCCGATCTCCACCGGCTCCTCGAAGACGGTCCAGACGACGACCTCGCTGCAGTCGGGGGTGGTGAGGGAGCCCTGGTAGCGGTAATACCCAGAGAGCCGGCCAGCACGCGGCAGCAGGGTGCTCAGCCGGAAGGTGGAGGCCAAATCCACAGAGTCCCCTGCGGGGCGAGACATAGGCGCTCAGCCCATCCCGTGCCGGGGACATGGCGGGGACAGCAGGGCCACCCCCATCAGTTTCCCTTCAGCCCCACGGACTGACaggtccccccccccaacccgctGGGGCGCATCCCTGCCCTCCCGCACCAGAGTCTCTCCCCTTTCCGTCCCTGCCCCGTCGAGGAGGCGACTCACCAGCGTGGGAGACGTTCCTCAGCCCTGCCACGATGGTGTTGTAGTTGGTGTTAGGGGTTTCGGAGACCTGCGGAGGGGGAGAGTAagtggctgggacagggttagaGCTGGGTCATCCTGCATTGCCGAGCATCCGTGGGcagagccggccccggccccccgtcCCTGCAGAGCAGTGGTGGGGATGGGTGAGCTCCAGCCAGCACCCCCTTGCACTAAGTCGGTGGGGGGGTCATGGCACCTTTCCCCACTGAGGTTCCCCAGCACCTCCTGGCCTTGACCCAGCCTTCCTGCCCCTTCTCGCTCCCTCGGGGCAGCCGTACAATGCTCCCCCAGCCGCACCGCGAGCAGCCTGTTCCCAGGGGGTCCCCTCCCACCGGCAGCGTGAGCCCCCGCAGACCCACCTGGAAGAAGAAGCCGAGGACGGCCAGCCCGTTGGGATGCCCCTTGGCCTCTGCCAGCGTCCGGTACTTGACATTGATGTGGACGATGTGCAGCTGGGAAAAGCATGGAGGAGCCAAGCGTGGGCAACCGCCACCAGCCGACCCCCTGGCAGCGGGGCACTCACCCACGGATCTCCCCGGCCAGCCTGGGACGGCCAGATGTTGAGCTAACCACCCCCAGAAAagccccccccccggtcccatGGGCGCTTCTGTGGCGCAGCCGCTCGGAGGATCAAAGCACCCCAATGAAGCGAGCATCCTTTGAAGGGAGTGGGGAAAGGGGGCCAGCGGTCCCGGGGCACCCACCAGCCGCAATACATAAATTTTGCTCTCCTCTGGTGGATAATTAATATTTTAGAGGCGCAGAGCCTCTTTCACCCAGAAGGATCCCGACGCACTTGGCACAGCACAATCCCGCACGTTCTTGCTTGCATACACTGACAGCGTGCGGTCCCGGCGGGGCGCAGAGCCCTCCAAACCCTGCTGAGTGCCTCCGACGAGGCAGCTTGGCCCACGCACGGTAAAGAAAAACCTTGCGTCTCACGTCAGCTGCTTTTTAAGCACCCAGGAGCCCTGTGCAGTGGCTGTCCGTATCCCACCATCAGCGTCACTGAGCCCGGTCACGTCGCTGCGTGGCAGCCTTGGGACGCACCACCATCACACCTTCCCATCACGCCAAGGACTTGGACCACCCAGAGAGCGCGATGGGTGCTTTTTCTCACCTACCTCCATGGGGAGCTGGTGCCCATCGAGGGTGTGCTCGGAGCCGTTCCCGGCTGGGCTGCCCCAATGGAAGTGGAGTTGCAGAGCGCGGTACCTGCCGGGGAGGCCCCCGCCGCTGATGGTGATGTGCTCAGAGGCCAACTCGCTCGCCAGGCTCAGCATCACTGCAAGGGCAGCGGGACGGAGTAAGGATGGGGGTAAGGGTAGGGGTTAGGATGGGGGACAGCCCTGGCACATCTGGGCTTGTCCTCCCCAGGCTTCATCCCAGCACTAACACAACCCGGGACCCTGCAGCTTGAGGGCAGAGAGCACCCAGGAGTGGTGGTGGAGCTGAACCCCGGCTAGGACAGTGCCTGGGgagccagggcaggggagggtgCCCGGCCGCAGCACGCACCCGTGTGCCCGTCGTTAGCCAGCCTCCACTTGCCCGGGGGGGCCTGGTCGTAGCCCTCGAAGAGGATGTCCCCAAGGCCACCGTCCCGCTGCAGCCGGCGCCTGTCGATGTTCACGGGGGACTGCTTGTCACCGCCGCACGTGGCTTTCAGCTCCTTCCAGTGGCTGGGGcctgcagaggaggagcaggggcaCCACGGGCAGCCACCGAGCCACTGCTGTCCCCAGGCGGGACATGAGACCAAGGGTGGCTCggtccccagccagccctgctgtccctgccagccccgccaTGCTCGCCTGCGTCCCACGGGAGCTGCCCTTCTGCCCAGCCAACCTTCCTCCCTATTGATAAGCGGGGGCTTATTGCAGCCTCATCCATAATTCAGCAGGATTTCCTCGTGGGGCCAGGGGCTATATTTAGCCCAGCAGCAGCGTCCGTCCCTCCACACCGCCGCTGGTGAAGGGCAGGCTTTTCTCCCAGCCCCTTCTGCCTGTCCCTGTAAGCAAACCCCCCCCTGCGGGGCTGCGCCGGCCGCCGTCCCCCGCCATGGCCCTTGGGTTGGGGCTCacgccggggctgggcagggggttgCTCTACGCAGAGGGAGCAAACTACCCCATACAGCGCCCGCGAGGGAAGGAGACTGAGAAGGGGGGGATGGAGGACTTAAGGTCCATTCACAGAACATGCGGTTTGGGTTTTACCACGTTTTAGCCTACCCACGCTGGTTTTGTCCAGTTGTGGGAGGTGACAGCGCATCCTGGCCACATAACTCGTCCTGGGGCAAATCCCACAGGGGGTCCAGCATGACCGCACGATGCCCGTCGGCAGCTGCCAGGGTGGGGGGTCACCGTGGCAGGACCTGGGCAAGgatgcagcagcaccagcagccggCTGGACCCGCTGCAAACCCACCGTGCTGCCTGGGGGCCGTGAGCAGGGGTCCCCACAGCTGCCACCATGGCCAGACCACACACCCCGTACGTGGCTCACTGTCCCCATCACCCCGGCATCATTTCTTCTTGCAACACTCGTTGCTGTCCACAGCAGTCGGACGTAGCTGGCCACCCTGCTGGTCACTGCTCCAATGTGGCTGCCGTGACACCCTGCTCCTTTGCCTGGTGGCCCCGGGCAGCCTGAGCTGCAGGTGCCCAGGGTGGAGGTGTCGGCACTGGGCACTGTCGGCGGCTGGGCTGCAGTCCCGTCGGGGGAATGGGAGCTCCCTTGGCATCTCCAGCCCCGtccacccagggcacccgcagTCCTGGGGGAGCTCAGGACATCCCTCGGTGGGCACCGCTAGCTCTGCTCTGGCACACATGCCAGCTGGGCAGCCCTTGGCTGACCCACACACCGTTACCCCCCGTATCCCCTACAaccagggtctgggggggccgtTTCCCCATGGCTCAGCTCTCACCTTTCCCTACCTTCCTCTTTGTCTGTGGCAGACAAAACCACAGACACACGCttaccccccgccccggggctcagccctgcctccttcccttctcctctcgTTACTCCAGGCAGCTTTTTGCCTGGAAACTCCGGGAGCCGCAGTCTGGCCATGCTGCTGCTCCACCAGCTCCCCGGCACGGTGCTGCCGAGTAGCCCCACAAATTATCCGGTGCCTTCATTAAGGGACCGTTCCCTGCGGCCCTGCTGCAGGCGCGTGGCTGGCTCCACGCTGCCCAAGCCGCTTCCCGCTGGCCCCTGCCGAAATCTGCCCTCGCCGCCAGCCTGATGAGGTTAAAGTGCTGGTGCCGCCCAGTGTTGGTCCCGCAGGGACAAGCGGAGTCCAGCGATTCATGGCTGATGTGCCACAGCGGCTGGGCACAGGGCACGTGCACCCAAGAGCTATAAAACAGTTGGGCCGTAACGGCTGATTAAATGCTCGTTGATCCTTAATTAACCTTTTACAAGCTATTTGCATGCTTCCAGACAAAGTGTCCCCAGCCATGCTTgccctccccggcgcaggcaggTAGGGTTTGCTGCCTGCCCAAACGGAGCCATCCCTCCTTGAGCCAGGCCCCTgtgccccatggccccccccgaTGCCTGCGGCTAGCTGGGGTTGCTAATGGCATATTTTAAATCCAGGCTTTAATTTGCTTCAGGTGAAACGGgggaggctggtgctgccctgggagcacccggccctggctggggcagggggccaGGGCTGAGCTGCTCCGAGGGGCTCAGGCGCTTGTCTCCAGTCTCTACACCTGCACACCTGAAAGTGAAGCTCCTCTAACCATTCCTACCTTGGTGTGACATGGGTGAAATCGCCCTTCTCCAAGCCACGCTCCCCGCTGCAGCCTCGCTGATGCTGCCCAGGGTGCCCTCGGTTGGGGAGGGCACTGTGGGGAGACGTGGGGGTCCGAGCCCCGCACAGCCCCGACACCCCCATCCCGCACATGGCACCACTCACCGCATTTGGGGTCCTGCGAGTTGTAACACCACTGCCCTGCGGGAGAGAGGAGAGCTCAGGGCAGTGGATGGAGACAGGCACCCGctccccaaacccacccacaGCCATGCCCGGCCCCCCATCGGCGAGGGCACCCCTCATTGCAGCCGGGGGTCCCGCCGGCGCTCATATTCATCCCAGTTATTCTCGGCGCTGGTGCTTTCACGCGTTCGCACCCTTCCTGCCTCCCCCGGCTGTTCCGCAGGGAAACCTCCCTCGGCATCGCTCTGCTCCACCGCGGCCAAACCTCGCCGCTTGCCGGGCTCCTtccccggctgccgcggggccgTCCCCCCCTTACCCACGCTGGGGAGCCAAGGCAGCCCCTCGCCCCACACCGGATGCCTCGcccaccccccagcagccccgggagCCGAGAGGGGGCTGCCGTGGTCCTCCCCTGGTGCTTCCCGTGGCTCCCCacgggtgggctggcagcagaagGCAGTTGCTGGGGGCTACAGCAGGAAGGGGGTGGCGGTGGGCAGGCCTGCGCCCACGCTGCGGGGACAACAGCTCGCCCCGTCACTCAGGGCCACCTCAGCCAGAGCTGCCGAACTCCCACCAGCGCTGCTGCCTGCGCTCGGGGCGGCTACGGGGGCTGCACGCTCGAAGCCGCCAGGTGCCGGTGCAGCAGATGCAGGGATGCCGAGGGGATGCTGAGGGGATGCTGAGGAAGccagagcccagctcctgctgcctgcacATCCACCCAGGGCCATCAGCTCTGCAATGGGAGCCGGGGAGCGCACCCCTTCCCTCCTCAGCTCCCCGTCCTGCCTCTGGCAGGAGGCACAGAGCAACCCAGTGCTGCCCAGGGCCAGCCTACGCGAGCAGTCCCTGCTGATGGCCAAGGGGCTATGCCAGCGGGCCGGCTGCAGGCAAGCTGAGCCATGCTCTTGCGCCAGCCACGGCCACTCAGACCGGCAGgatgcaggcagccctgcctgcctccaccTGTGCTGCTCGTGGCCTCAGCCTGCAGCACCGCATCCAAATCCTCGCTACGGTGATGCGGAAGACACCAGCCCCAGAGGAGAGCCGGGAGCGAGATGGTGCAGGACTCAGaggtccccagggcaggggggacctCTGTCCGGGGGGAAGCCGAGCTCCTGGGAGACCTTCGGATCTGCATCCACCAGCCCTTGCCCGACCTCGAGCATCCTCTGGCAGGAGCCAGGGTAGCACTCGCTGCCGCCAGCCTGGCCTGAAAGCAGGTGAGCACCCAGCGCCTCGGCCCCGGGACGGCAGCGCCGGTTTGCTCGGAGGTTTCCTCCTCATTGGTGTTTCCCGGTGATGCAGGTCTGTGGGGCAAATGGGCTGGAGCCCAAGGCCTGAGTGCCTGAACACCCACCCACCCTAAAGGGACCCCGTCCCAGATGCCTCCTGCCAGGACAAACAGCCCTGGGTGGGCTGAGACCTCCCAGAGCCTGGTGGCACAGTGGGGACATCCTCCAGTGGGGAGGAGGATGGTGGGAGGGCAGGCGATGGCTCCTGGGCCAGACCAggtcccccagtccctgcctccagccctgctggtgtggctgcccccagcaccccggccccACATCACCCCCCCAGCatgtgggaaagggaagggaataaACGGGGCTGGCACATATGCACCCCAGCCCGGCACCCCACGACCCCCTGTCCTCTCCCACCACGGGGACCCCCCGTCCCCTCCGGCCACCTCAGATGCCCAGGAGGAGGGTGGGCAGGCAGAGCTTCTCACCTCCCGCGGCTGCTTGCACGACGAGAGGCAAAGTCAGAAAAGTTATCCCCAGCCCCTGCGTCCCCATGCCGGCGGCAGGGAtgggcagcagcgggcaggcGGCCCCGCCGCGACGCCCCGTCCTCCTCCGCAGTGCGCCCGGGCAGGCGGCGAGGCTGGGGCGGGAGGCAGCGCTGCCAGCGCCCAGGCAGCCCGGAGAAATCCTCCGCTCCAGCCTGTGCACTGCTGTTAAATATTCATCACAAGGGCTGAGTTTTTAACTCCTCGGCTGCTAGGAGGGAGCGGGGGAGCGGTCCggcccccagccagcccctctgCGCTGTGCCAGGCCCCTGCCCGGGATGCCAGCCCAAGAGCAGGCAGCAGGGacaaggcaggggagcagggggctggcAAAGCCCGGGGGTGCAGCTCCCCTCTAAGGGGCGAGGGGGTGGCCCCCGGGTAccatcctgctctccatccccaAAGTAGGGGTTTGGCAGCATCCTCACtgcaccccatcccaccccccgcACGGTGCCATGGGGCCACGGATGGGCTTGTGGGGGGCTGTCGGTAGGcagaaggggctgggggcaccagCTCTGCCCCATTCCCTCCCCACTCTTTGCAGGTACACGCTGTGGGACAGCCTttgccaccccccaccccagctttgGCAACCCCCCAGCCAGCAGCGGCTCCTGCATCCCCCGTGCCGGGAGAGCGGCGGCTCCCGTCATGGTCCTGATGTGGGGCGGAGAGTGCCATGGGGATCCACAGCCCAAACCCAGCTCATCCCTGCAAACAGGGGGCACACAGCCCCTCCCCAGGCAAAGGTCAGGGGGTGCCCACGGCGCCTTGGCCACGGTAAGTGCAGCCCCACGGGGCACAGGTGGCCTCTGCAGCTGCGCTGTGGGGGAGACCCTCAGCCCCCCAGGGTCACCGAGGAGCAGCACACTGGTGGGGCAGGATTCGGCCCTTTCCCTTCAACCAGCATGAGGCCGCATCATGCCGCGGCAGCTCAGGGTCTCACAGCCACGCAGCACCGGCCAGccaggggcaggggggcagcgccggggcaggaGCCTCGGCACCCACCCAGGCATCACAGGAGGCCGGCGCAGGCGTCCTGTGCCAGGGGACACGGCTGTTCAGCTCCTCAGCACGGAGGCAGCGCACCCCGTCCCCATTGCACCCATCCAGGCAGGTCCCACGGGAGCCGGTATCTCGCCCTACTCCTGCAGCAGGCAGGTAGGAAGGGGGGTGAAAACACACAGGAGCGCGGCGTTGTCACATTCTCCTAAAATATCCCTGCCCTCTTCAGGCAGCAGTGGAAAGGAGGCCACGGGGCCCAGCCCGCAGCTCCTCTCGCCGGCACTCGGCCCTGCCCGGGAGCGCTGCCGGGATGCTGCCAGGATGAACAAACCCAGCAGCAGCGTGAGGGCAGCGGGAAGAAGCCTCCTGCTGCCAGCTTGGCCAGGGACGGGCTCTGGCTCAGCGGAGCTGCTTGGCTGCCATGTGCTGCAAGGGGACAAGACACCCGGTGGGGCTCGTCCTCGTTGGGGGCTCATTGGGGCACcttcgtcccccccccccccaggcagagccagtcccaggcagctgcctgggcagcACCGAGCCGTGTGTTTGGGCACCGGCGtggggcacagggcagggcagcagcgcAGGACTCCCCCAGGCTGCTCTGGATTTGCGCCATGGTTGACGCTTGGCCCCTGCTCCGGGGATGAGGTAGTTTGCAGAGAGCTGCCATCATCCTTCCGGAGCAAGCCGCAAAGGGCGGGCGGGCGAGGCGGAGGGTCCTCACCAGGTCCGCAGCCTGCTACCGATTGCTGCCGGAAGGGAGAGGAGCTGCTCCAGCACCCAGGGGAGACCGAGACCTCCCTCGGAGACGTGAGCCCACCGAGTGGCACAAGCACCTCTCACCCGCTCGTGGTGGTggcgggcggggggagagaaGTCCAGACCCTCGGGGCTCAGGAGCCAATGGGACCCACTGTCCCTGGCCTATTGCCCCCCAGGGCATTGACCAGGGCAGAGGTGCCCCCCAGGACATCCTTTTAGGTCTTCAGGCTTCTCCGGTGGTGATTTTTGGCAAGGAGGACAAGAGCAGAGACGTCACTGCAGAGGACGTGTGGCCGGGAACACCAGCAGCACGCGACCCAACACGCGGCGGGAACGAGTCCCTTGTCCCACAAAGggccctgccagggcagggagcggCACGTCCAGCCCGGGGTCCCGCAGGGTCCGGAGAGCCCTGCATGGCTGGAGGGGGatgcagagcctgggcagggctcAACACGGTACCACCgaggggcaggagcagagccaggaagCAGGC
Coding sequences:
- the LOC142089971 gene encoding carbonic anhydrase 15-like; the encoded protein is MGTQGLGITFLTLPLVVQAAAGGQWCYNSQDPKCGPSHWKELKATCGGDKQSPVNIDRRRLQRDGGLGDILFEGYDQAPPGKWRLANDGHTVMLSLASELASEHITISGGGLPGRYRALQLHFHWGSPAGNGSEHTLDGHQLPMELHIVHINVKYRTLAEAKGHPNGLAVLGFFFQVSETPNTNYNTIVAGLRNVSHAGDSVDLASTFRLSTLLPRAGRLSGYYRYQGSLTTPDCSEVVVWTVFEEPVEIGREQLRAFVSTLHFPATGPMLLKMTDNFRPPQPLRSRKVFASRAATASGGSPCRGRCQLLSPLLLLVLLGPFSPTP